The Flavobacterium psychrotrophum region AACGGATCGTCGGTGCAGTTTAAGGTAACCTACAGCGATGCTACCGTACTTTCCTACCAATGGCAAAAAAATGGCAATGCCCTGTTAAACGATGGCAATATCAGCGGTGCTAATACATCTATCCTAACCATTAACCCTACTGGCGAGAACGATAACGCAGCTTATACTTGTGTAGTAACACATAGTACAGGTATAGCTACCTCTGAAGAAGCATGGCTTAACAACCGTATAGAATCGGTATCGGGCGCAACTACCTGCCTTAATACAACAGCATCTGTATCTGTAGTAGCAGAGGGCAACGCACCGGGCTACCAGTGGTACCGTGCCAATGGCAACAGCAACAACGGTGGAAGTATTATACAGGGTGCTAACCTGGCAACATATACCCCGGATACTGATTCAGAAGGCACTACTTACTACTATGTAGTAGTAACATCAAATGGTGAAGCGTGTACAGCAGTAACATCGAGCACAGTAGCATTTACTGTTATAGGCAGTGTAAGCGCCGGCCAGGTTTCAGAAAATACCGCAGTATGTCCGGGTACTGAGGGCACTGTAAGTATTAGCGGTTACAATGGTGTAGCCATACAATGGCAACAATCTGCAAACGGCTTATACGACTGGAGTGATGTTACAGAGGGTACGGGCGGTACTACAGATACGTATACCACCCCGGGCTTAAATCAAATCATGTATTATCGTGCGGTTGTAAATGGCGCATTTTGTGGAACAGACACGTCAGGCATCGTATCAGTAACACCTACTTACACTTATGTATGGACAGGTGCTGTAAACGGCAACTGGCATGTAGCAGAAAACTGGTCTTGTGGTGTGGTTCCTACCACTATAAATGATGTTATAATACCATCTGCCACTATTTATAAACCTGTGGTTGCAGAGGGTCAGGCCGACGCTAAATCTATAATCGTACAAAGCGGCACAAGCGTTACTGTAGAAACAGGTGCTACATTACACCTTGTTAACATTATTCTTGTTGAAGAAGGCGGCAAGATGACTGTAAACAATAATGCCGCTTTAGTGCAGGACAATAACACCGCAAATAATGGTGAGGTTACTGTACTGCGCGATAGCAATCCGCTCTTCAGGCTTGATTATACCTTATGGTCTTCTCCGGTAAGCGGTCAAAAGCTTCAGGATTTTTCGCCGGCTACTGCCAGCAACCGTTACTATGAATATAAATATGCAAATGGCACAAACGGATGGGTAGAAGGCTACTGGGCTGTAGACCCTACCAGTAATTTTAATGCAGGAAAAGGCTATCTTATCCGTATGCCAAACGGAGATGCTACAACAGGATATAATGAGGGAACCAGTGCCATTACATATAACGGTACATTTAAGGGCACACCTCTTAACGGAACCATAGAGGTACCATTATCTACACAAAATAACAGGTTTACTGCTGTGGGCAACCCTTATGCTTCGCCTATAAATTTAGAAGCATTTTTTGGAGCTAATAATGGCAAGCTGGAAAATGGTACAGGCATTTACCTTTGGAGAAAGAAAAACAATGCCGAGATATCATCTTATGTAACGGTTACCCTGGCTGCATTTACAGCTAATGCAGGTACTGTAACGGCAACAGGGGATGAGCCCGAAGATGCTTATGCTTATGGCGGTCAGGATCAGGCAGGTTATTTTGCAGGTAACTATAGCAACTGGACATTATCTCAGGGGCAGGGGTTTATTGTAAAAACTGCGGAGAATGCACCTTCTACACTACTTACCTTTACTAACGACATGAGAAGGCCTGCACCACAAAGCGGAGGCCAGGCATTTTTTAGGCAGGCGCAAAGTACAGCATCAAGGCTATGGGTAAACCTTACTAATACAACAGGCGGATTTAGCCAGGCTGCTGTAGCTTATATGGATAATACTACTACCGGCATTGATTATGGTTATGATGGCAAAAGCATTGCAGACGCATCTTCTATAGCGGTATATACTGTAGCGGCAAACAACAACCTTAGTATACAGGCAAGGCCGGGCTTTACTCTTAACGATACCGTGCAGTTAGGTTATAATGCTGTAACAGCGGGCACTTATACTCTAAAACTTGACCGTAGAGATGGTGTATTTGCACAAGGGCAAAAAATATATCTTAAAGATAACATACAGGGCATTACACGTGAGCTAAGCGAAAACGCATATAGCTTTACTACAGATGCAGGTGTATTTAACAACAGGTTTGAAGTGCTATACACAACAACTGAAGCATTAAGTATTGATGCGAATAACTTTTCTGCAAATGAAGTTATAATCTATAATGATAGTAATGGTATAAACATTGTATCTGATACTGCAGAAATTTCTCAAATAACGGTTTATGACATTAGCGGCAGACAGCTTTATACTAATGGCAGTATTAATGATATTAAAACTGTAATAGCAGGGCTAACGGTTAAGCAACAAGTTGTTATTGTAGAAGTAAATACTATAAAAGGAAAAGCAACTAAAAAGGTATTACTATAGCAGTTTAAAATAAGACAGGATTAAACAAAAAGGGCATACTATGTATGCCCTTTTTACATTTCATAATATTCCACAAATACTTTTTATCGTCAAAATACATATTAAAACGACCAAATGCATATTTTATCGACAAAGTACAAGGCTGACAAATAGCAAGATTTTATGAAAAGTGTTTAAAATCAGTAGAAAAAAATTCACATATCTTCAAAACAGCACTGATTTTTATAAACAAAACATATAAGTAACTGATGGACAATATTTTGCTTTGAATTATCAGATTTGCCTTATAATTTTGAAAGACAAAAAACAAACCATACCATGCCGTTTCTTAGCAAATGAAAAAGCCTGATTCTGAATTAAATAATATCAATCGACAACCATTAAATATACGGCATTAATTGAGTTAAAAAACAAAACAAATCAAAATAATGAATGCTTAAAAATAAATAATAAGCATTTCAACGATAAATTAACACATTTTAACGATTGTTAAAACTGTGTTTTGGCTGTTAGCCTTTTTCTTTGTAATAAACAATCTAATATAAATAACATGAGGGTTCGAAAAATTACTTCTTTAGAGAGGCTGCTCTTCTATTGCCTAATTTTAATGCAATCGGCAGCATTCGCCCAAACTGTTACATCAATCGCACCAAACAATGTTACACATCGTACAACAGTGCTTATTAATGGTAGCGGTTTTACAAACACATCTACAGTACGGTTATATACCGGTACTGATGCTACCACCGGAAGCACGCTTTATGTTGCCCCTACAACAACAACTTTTGTAAATGCAAACCAGTTAAGGGTAATTTTCCCTG contains the following coding sequences:
- a CDS encoding immunoglobulin domain-containing protein; protein product: MRARKITLLQCLLPLCTLFLQVPAQANTLSSKKSTEKHIEAGFTQQPTSQTACNGSSVQFKVTYSDATVLSYQWQKNGNALLNDGNISGANTSILTINPTGENDNAAYTCVVTHSTGIATSEEAWLNNRIESVSGATTCLNTTASVSVVAEGNAPGYQWYRANGNSNNGGSIIQGANLATYTPDTDSEGTTYYYVVVTSNGEACTAVTSSTVAFTVIGSVSAGQVSENTAVCPGTEGTVSISGYNGVAIQWQQSANGLYDWSDVTEGTGGTTDTYTTPGLNQIMYYRAVVNGAFCGTDTSGIVSVTPTYTYVWTGAVNGNWHVAENWSCGVVPTTINDVIIPSATIYKPVVAEGQADAKSIIVQSGTSVTVETGATLHLVNIILVEEGGKMTVNNNAALVQDNNTANNGEVTVLRDSNPLFRLDYTLWSSPVSGQKLQDFSPATASNRYYEYKYANGTNGWVEGYWAVDPTSNFNAGKGYLIRMPNGDATTGYNEGTSAITYNGTFKGTPLNGTIEVPLSTQNNRFTAVGNPYASPINLEAFFGANNGKLENGTGIYLWRKKNNAEISSYVTVTLAAFTANAGTVTATGDEPEDAYAYGGQDQAGYFAGNYSNWTLSQGQGFIVKTAENAPSTLLTFTNDMRRPAPQSGGQAFFRQAQSTASRLWVNLTNTTGGFSQAAVAYMDNTTTGIDYGYDGKSIADASSIAVYTVAANNNLSIQARPGFTLNDTVQLGYNAVTAGTYTLKLDRRDGVFAQGQKIYLKDNIQGITRELSENAYSFTTDAGVFNNRFEVLYTTTEALSIDANNFSANEVIIYNDSNGINIVSDTAEISQITVYDISGRQLYTNGSINDIKTVIAGLTVKQQVVIVEVNTIKGKATKKVLL